The following are from one region of the Sorghum bicolor cultivar BTx623 chromosome 2, Sorghum_bicolor_NCBIv3, whole genome shotgun sequence genome:
- the LOC110432648 gene encoding proline-rich receptor-like protein kinase PERK9: MEKPSFFSSPSRPPSAPSLAHSVDSSAGPPPPLSSGPLHSPRRHCGPTRHPAARPSYLPRPNPSAKPTLHHQPAPAQLPQVAKAQAVAHEGASTVLNPRSHASSQAEPPPPLGGAPAPEHSRARAPLLPATRARDSRRVSQRGRGRRG, encoded by the coding sequence ATGGAAAAACCTTCCTTCTTCTCTAGCCCATCCAGGCCTCCTAGCGCCCCCTCCCTGGCCCATAGCGTGGACAGCAGCGCCGGCccaccccctcccctctcctctGGCCCGCTTCACTCACCACGGCGGCACTGTGGCCCAACTCGCCACCCAGCCGCGCGGCCCAGCTACTTGCCCCGGCCCAACCCCTCCGCGAAGCCCACCCTGCACCACCAACCCGCACCGGCCCAGCTCCCCCAGGTCGCCAAGGCCCAGGCCGTGGCCCACGAGGGAGCCAGCACCGTCCTCAACCCTAGGAGCCACGCCAGCTCCCAGgcagagccgccgccgccgctcggtGGAGCACCCGCGCCCGAGCACTCCCGCGCACGCGCCCCCCTGCTCCCTGCCACGCGCGCCCGCGATTCACGCCGCGTGTCCCAACGCGGGCGCGGACGCCGAGGATGA
- the LOC110432649 gene encoding uncharacterized protein LOC110432649, giving the protein MLEAYSPRNETVVTLIRDKKKFEYFTPNDVLGRILTFDMQREEANERKKLGELQAKLEGIKINDGVALKANKSTKRPSTSKSKSNKKASTSKPKAPKQVKEVETTSSSSEDESDSEQYEKVKDVALFLRRYQKGLKKQGYKVVKRKFPNKKKRLCYNCGSTEHLIAHCPHEIEDNNYKRDKKESKIDYKKSKRHMGEAHIGHEWDSTKDSSSEEDEKIATVAIHKPSSTPRLFNNMFDDDYYSPHICLMAKGEKVKSKSKPSPPSDTSSRDLSDCSSDDVSSDEEIDNITKNLDSKTKLFITKLMEDLESVQAELESSEETLIKQENLYIASKEALALD; this is encoded by the coding sequence ATGTTGgaagcttattcaccaagaaatGAGACCGTAGTCACTCTAATTAGAGACAAGAAGAAGTTTGAGTACTTCACACCAAATGATGTACTTGGGAGGATTTTGACATTTgatatgcaaagagaagaagcaAATGAAAGAAAGAAGCTTGGTGAGCTGCAAGCAAAGCTAGAAGGCATCAAGATCAACGATGGTGTAGCTCTCAAAGCCAACAAGTCAACCAAGCGACCCTCTACAAGCAAGTCCAAGTCCAACAAGaaagcatcaactagcaagcCCAAAGCACCAAAGCAAGTCAAAGAAGTAGAGACAACatcatcatcaagtgaagatgaaagtgatagtgaacaaTATGAGAAAGTGAAAGATGTTGCTCTCTTTTTGAGAAGATATCAAAAGGGACTCAAAAAGCAAGGCTACAAGGTAGTGAAGAGGAAGTtcccaaacaagaagaagagacTATGCTACAATTGTGGAAGCACAGAACATCTCATTGCTCATTGTCCTCATGAAATCGAAGACAACAATTACAAGAGAGATAAGAAAGAGAGCAAGATCGACTACAAAAAGAGCAAAAGACACATGGGAGAGGCTCACATTGGACATGAATGGGACTCAACAAAAGATAGCTCAAGTGAGGAGGATGAGAAGATTGCAACTGTGGCTATTCACAAGCCATCCTCCACACCAAGGCTCTTCAACAACATGTTTGATGATGACTACTACTCCCCTCACATTTGTCTTATGGCAAAGGGTGAGAAGGTAAAATCCAAATCCAAGCCTTCTCCCCCTAGTGACACATCTAGTAGGGATTTAAGTGATTGCTCTAGTGATGATGTGTCTAGTGATGAAGAAATTGATAACATAACTAAAAATTTGGATAGCAAGACCAAACTGTTCATAACTAAGCTAATGGAGGATTTAGAGAGTGTTCAAGCTGAGTTAGAATCTAGTGAAGAGACTCTTATCAAACAAGAGAACCTCTACATTGCTAGCAAGGAAGCTCTTGCATTAGATTGA